One window from the genome of Megalobrama amblycephala isolate DHTTF-2021 linkage group LG4, ASM1881202v1, whole genome shotgun sequence encodes:
- the spag7 gene encoding sperm-associated antigen 7 homolog isoform X2, which translates to MQVHTSSVVENPLNVISEQAARLKKIEEHERRKKTEFRRKMEKEVSDFIQNSTVQKKKYDPMGKIERSILHDVAEVAGLASFSFGEDEESRYVMLFKKEFAPSDEELEAYRKGEEWDPQKAEERRRLKEKAALEIEAASHSQKRPASPNSNYRDKYSHLIGTSAAKDAAHTLQANQTYGCVPVANKRDTRSIEEAMNEIRAKKRQKKDEEEGAGSGSGSGSGV; encoded by the exons ATGCAGGTGCATACGTCATCTGTCGTTGAAAATCCCCTCAACGTCATATCTG AACAAGCAGCCCGGCTGAAGAAGATCGAGGAGCATgagaggagaaaaaaaacagagtTTAGGAGAAAG ATGGAGAAGGAGGTGTCAGACTTCATTCAGAACAGCACAGTGCAGAAGAAGAAATATGACCCAATGGGAAAGATCGAGAGAAGCATATT GCACGATGTGGCTGAGGTGGCAGGGCTGGCGTCGTTTTCCTTTGGTGAAGATGAAGAGAGCAGATATGTCATGCTGTTTAAAAAG GAGTTTGCACCATCAGATGAAGAACTGGAGGCGTATCGCAAAGGTGAAGAGTGGGACCCGCAGAAAGCTGAGGAGAGGCGTCGGCTAAAG GAAAAGGCCGCATTGGAGATTGAAGCGGCCAGTCACAGTCAGAAGAGGCCTGCGTCGCCCAATTCAAACTACAGAGACAAATACAGCCATCTGATTGGAACATCTGCTGCTAAAGACGCCGCCCACACGCTTCAAGCCAACCAGACATATGGCTGTG TTCCTGTGGCCAATAAGAGAGACACTCGCTCCATTGAGGAAGCCATGAACGAGATCCGAGCCAAAAAAAGGCAGAAGAAAGACGAGGAAGAAGGAGCTGGCAGCGGCAGCGGCAGCGGCAGCGGTGTGTga
- the rnf167 gene encoding E3 ubiquitin-protein ligase RNF167, which yields MVCVGTLGVSVLVLCFTLAPSPGQAYIYAHYSNMTSMLFEDLPALFGSPLPKDGLTGVLVEASPLNACIPIDPPPVSPTPSDPTTNSTTTKYIVLIRRYDCNFDIKVLHAQRAGFSAAIVHNMYSNSLLSMGYSNDTIAEEIEIPSVFTSYYASQILRSFIIPEKGAYVILKPEFSFPLSYYLIPFTGVVGMIIIVMVIILIVRCVQHRKRLRKNRLSKEQLKKIPTHKFVKGDEYDVCAICLDEYEEGDKLRVLPCSHAYHCRCVDPWLTQTKKTCPVCKQRVTRPNPEHSESSDSEEEAGPREAGEEEEGVISEADSERTPLLRSSNPASPASSSPPPNYASTVTSPAAAATVTTSAQCLPHTPQHDVPLLGQDEYCSPVEDSDEATDDEEGHPSDNDTTELIGRGALRV from the exons ATGGTGTGTGTGGGGACTCTGGGTGTCTCGGTCCTTGTCTTATGCTTCACTCTGGCACCCTCTCCTGGTCAGGCATATATATATGCT CATTACAGTAACATGACCTCCATGCTGTTCGAAGATCTGCCTGCTCTCTTTGGCTCTCCTCTGCCAAAAGATGGACTCACG GGTGTGCTGGTTGAAGCAAGTCCTCTGAACGCTTGCATACCTATAGATCCTCCTCCAGTTTCTCCCACACCCTCCGATCCCACTACAAACAGCACTACAACAAAATACATCGTCCTCATTCGACGCTACGACTGTAACTTTGATATCAAG GTGCTCCATGCACAGAGGGCCGGTTTCAGTGCAGCAATAGTTCACAACATGTACTCTAATTCACTTCTCAGTATGGGATACAGCAATG ACACCATCGCAGAGGAGATCGAGATTCCCTCTGTGTTCACAAGCTACTATGCCTCTCAAATACTGCGCAGCTTTATCATACCAGAGAAAGG GGCCTATGTGATTCTGAAGCCTGAGTTCTCCTTTCCTCTGTCCTACTATCTCATCCCCTTCACTGGAGTCGTGGGCATGATCATCATCGTCATGGTCATCATACTG attGTGCGGTGCGTGCAGCACAGGAAGAGACTTCGGAAAAACAGACTCTCCAAAGAACAGCTGAAGAAAATCCCCACTCACAAGTTTGTTAAAG GTGATGAGTATGATGTGTGCGCGATTTGCCTGGATGAATATGAAGAGGGAGATAAGCTGAGAGTGCTGCCGTGTTCACATG CTTACCACTGCAGGTGTGTGGACCCCTGGCTCACCCAAACCAAGAAAACCTGCCCGGTGTGCAAGCAACGCGTGACCCGTCCCAACCCAGAACACTCTGAGTCTTCAGATTCTGAGGAAGAGGCAGGGCCGCGTGAGGCTGGCGAGGAAGAGGAAGGAGTAATCAGTGAGGCAGATTCTGAGCGCACCCCTCTCCTTCGTTCATCCAACCCTGCGTCTCCTGCCTCCTCCAGCCCGCCTCCCAATTACGCCTCCACCGTAACGTCCCCGGCAGCCGCGGCTACGGTAACAACCTCCGCACAGTGCTTGCCGCACACGCCGCAGCATGATGTGCCCCTCCTGGGCCAGGATGAGTACTGCTCACCCGTAGAGGACTCGGATGAAGCTACTGATGATGAGGAGGGTCACCCCTCGGATAACGACACCACAGAGCTTATTGGACGTGGCGCTCTACGAGTCTGA
- the spag7 gene encoding sperm-associated antigen 7 homolog isoform X1 — translation MQHAASFRSELDSPKMADLLGSILSSMEKPPSVHNQESRRKAKEQAARLKKIEEHERRKKTEFRRKMEKEVSDFIQNSTVQKKKYDPMGKIERSILHDVAEVAGLASFSFGEDEESRYVMLFKKEFAPSDEELEAYRKGEEWDPQKAEERRRLKEKAALEIEAASHSQKRPASPNSNYRDKYSHLIGTSAAKDAAHTLQANQTYGCVPVANKRDTRSIEEAMNEIRAKKRQKKDEEEGAGSGSGSGSGV, via the exons ATGCAGCATGCAGCGAGTTTCCGGTCAGAATTAGACAGTCCAAAGATGGCGGACCTCCTGGGCTCGATCTTGAGCTCGATGGAAAAGCCTCCAAGCGTTCACAACCAAGAAAGCCGACGGAAAGCTAAAG AACAAGCAGCCCGGCTGAAGAAGATCGAGGAGCATgagaggagaaaaaaaacagagtTTAGGAGAAAG ATGGAGAAGGAGGTGTCAGACTTCATTCAGAACAGCACAGTGCAGAAGAAGAAATATGACCCAATGGGAAAGATCGAGAGAAGCATATT GCACGATGTGGCTGAGGTGGCAGGGCTGGCGTCGTTTTCCTTTGGTGAAGATGAAGAGAGCAGATATGTCATGCTGTTTAAAAAG GAGTTTGCACCATCAGATGAAGAACTGGAGGCGTATCGCAAAGGTGAAGAGTGGGACCCGCAGAAAGCTGAGGAGAGGCGTCGGCTAAAG GAAAAGGCCGCATTGGAGATTGAAGCGGCCAGTCACAGTCAGAAGAGGCCTGCGTCGCCCAATTCAAACTACAGAGACAAATACAGCCATCTGATTGGAACATCTGCTGCTAAAGACGCCGCCCACACGCTTCAAGCCAACCAGACATATGGCTGTG TTCCTGTGGCCAATAAGAGAGACACTCGCTCCATTGAGGAAGCCATGAACGAGATCCGAGCCAAAAAAAGGCAGAAGAAAGACGAGGAAGAAGGAGCTGGCAGCGGCAGCGGCAGCGGCAGCGGTGTGTga